tgtgctcctcctgcctctgccctgagCTGGAAGGACTCGTGAACATGGGGATCCCCAAGGTCAGGAGAGACTCACCTGCTCTGCCGTGTGCCTCAGCAGCACCAGCCTGGCATGGAGGTGCAAGGGGCTGGGGTCTGGGCCATTCGGTGGCTGGCTGCACCAAGGGGTGGTGGGAGCAGGAGGCACGAGGGCTGAAAAGGCCAAGGAGGAGGTCAGGGACCAAAGTGTTGCTGGAAAAGCCGCCAGTCACAGATTGTTCCTGCAGGGCTGTGTGCCCCTGCCAGTGGGTGGACCCTGGTCATCCACTCAGGGTGCAACGGCACTAACTCTCAGAAGCCTCTGACAAATGCATACCTGCTCCTACCTGGCGAGGGCATTTCTAAGAATTCATTCAAGTGAAATCATCAGGCAAAGGTGCAAAGATGTATGTAGGAAGATGTCCACTGGGTACTCTTTCTCTTTAAGACAACAAGTCACTCAGCACAGAGCAGCCTCACAGGTGAAAGCTGCTGACTGGGAACTGACTACATGTTTAAGACTGATCTGAAAACCTGTTCCATTTGTACATGACTGAATGAAAAAAGTCAAGTTATCAAACAACACATACAatcctaattttgtttttaaaaacctatgtaccaggccaggcatgttggctcatgcctgtaatcccagccctttgggaggctgaggcaggtggatcacctgaggtcaggactttcagaccagcctggacaacatggcgaaaccccgtctctactaaaaatacaaaatcacccaggcgcagtggcacttgcctataatcccagctacttgggaagctgaggcaggagaatcacttgaacctgggagatggaggttgcagtgagctgagatcacaccactggactccagcttgggtgacaagagtgaaactccatctccaaaaaaaaaaatatgtatcagaGTGGAGTGGAACATTATGTATCGAAACGTTAAAAAGTGTTTCTCTCTAGACTCGGAGTGGTGTTgagggtgactttttttttttttttttttttttttgagatggagtcttgctctgtagcccaggctggagtgcaatggcacaatctcagctcactgcaacctccgcctcctgggttcaagcgattctcctgcctcagcctcccgagtagctgggactacaggcgtgtgacaccatgcccagctaatttttttgtatttttagtggagacggagtttcaccatgttagccaggatggtcttgatctcctgaccttgtgattggctcacctcagcctcccaaagtgttgggattacaggtataagccaccaagcctggggattttttttttttttaatgaagtcttgctctgtcacccaggctggagtgcagtggtgggatcttgactcactgcaacttccacttcctgggttcaagcaattttcctgcctcaacctcctgagtagctgggattataggttcccgccaccatgcccggctaattttgtctttttagtagagacagggttacaccatgttggccaggctggtctcgaactcctcaggtgatctgcccgcctcagtcgccaaaagtgctgggattataggagtaagccacctcacccagcctgacaatgactttatttcctttttttccccgaGTACAGAGTCACGAAAAGGTGACATTTTAAATAGTGTCCTATTTCTATTTACCTAaaattaacacacattatttgtgtcaaaaagaaataataagacaaCTGTAAAACCCAGCTGGCCACCTTAACTGGAGCAGCTAGAGGGGGGCCTGCCCACTCCTAGCCCCTGCCCAGTCCTGAGCCCCCCCGCCCTTCATTCTGGAGCCACTCACCACTCTGGCTGCAGGCTGCGGGGCCCTGGGCTCTGGGGAGCAGCCCtaggaggctggagggcaggtCCTGTCGTGCatggtccagctgcagcctctgctgggcCAGACTCAGATGCTCCTGTCCCCGTTGCCCCGGAAAGAAGGCCTCAGCTgtgaggtgggaggctgggggtTCTGGGGGCTGGGGTGCCATTCACTCGGGGAGCCTTGCCTGGTGCACGTGCTGCTCCTGCTTCCGTAGCCGCTCCTGCTGTTGCTGCACCGCCTGCAGCCGGGCCTGCTGCTCTGCCTGCACCTGCCGGGCCTCGCGCAATGCCCGCTCCCCCTCCTCGTACTTCTCGGAGGCCACCTGCAGGGAGGCCACGTGGGTCAGGGCTGCCTGGGCTGGGCCGCGCCCATGCCCATGTGCCCAAGCAGCACCTTGCTCATGCTCTCCACCTCCTCGGCGCGGAGCTTAACACGCATGGCAGTAGCGTTGAGCCTCTCCTTCTCCAGCCGCAGCTCCTGCCGCTCCTGCTCCAGGGCTGCTCTCTCGGCCGCCAGCTGCTTCTCCTCGGCCCGGAGCTCGCTGGCCCTGATCTTCAGCTCTGCCTGCTCCTGGGAACGGCAGAGGCCCTGCTGCATTCTCCTCCAGGAGTTGCACTGCGCTCTGTGCAGGACTCTCGGGTCCCCTCTGCCCAACCTGCCCCTAGGAGGCAGGGGCTTCCAGGGAGGGCCAGAGAAGCCCAGGGCCAAGCCAGGGTGCTGCCCTCACCAGCCACCTGCCTGCGGCAGGCTCAGCTCTGAAGTTCAGGTTCCTCATTTCTAAATGATCAAAGTCATGGGAatatgaggatcaaatgagaaaatgtgcaTAAGGCATTTGGGACAATACAAGGAAGCTGTGAGCAGGAGGATGTGATTATTGTTTTAATCCCTGTGTTCTTGTGACATTAGTGCTACGCTCTCTTTTCCTAAGACTGGACGCGGGTGTGTccagagggaggggcagaggctACCCCAGCCCTCTGCTGTGCCAGAGGCTCTGGGCCctaccttggccaggctgatgaggGTGCCCTCTCGCTGGGTGTCCACCTGCAGCGCCCGCTCGGCCTCACGTTCAGCCCGCTCCTTACTCAGCTTTTGCTGCGCAGAGAACTCCGCCCACTCAGCCGCCAGGCGCCGCCGCTCCTCCCCGCACTTGAGCAGGACAGACTTCTGCTCCTCCAGCAAGGCGCTCTGGGATGTGGGGGTGAGGGCATGGGATGAGTGTCCCTGGGCATCATGGCAAGGTTAGGGGCTGAGGGCAAAGGCGTGACTCACCTTGGCCCGTTCCAGCTCCGCCCTTTCCATGGCCATCTGCTGGGCTGTGACCTTCCTTTGCTCCTCTAGGGCGCGCTGCATGGACTCCGCCTTGGACTGCTCGGCAGTCACCCGCCAGCGTTCCTGTAGTGCCCGGGTAAGACTGAGAGCATGGTTCTTACCCTGAGGATCAGGCCTGGCCACAAACCCACCAGTGTCTCCCACACTATGCCACTGACTCGTCCTTCCCAAAGAGGCGCAAAATGAGGGGTGCCTGGGAGGCACCGCCAGGGCCCAGCCCGTACGATTTTGCCCAAGAAGAGGACCCAGCAGGCACCAGCCCAACCCTCAGGTCTCCAGCTGCACCAAGGCTAGAAGCTTGGGAGGCCCAGGGGCAACATCCCTACAGCTGAATCACCAGCTCCATCCGCACTCTGCCTGTTTTCACCCATCAGCCAAGCAGGCTAGCACAAGGCGGTCTAGTGCCATGCCACGGGCCCAGCCACACCAAATGAGGCTAGAGCTTCCCTGTGCCTGACCCCAGGCAGGTGCTTAACACAGTTACCAAATGAAGAGGCAGGTCAAAATGGCTCACAACATAAAAGCACCTCTATCTACGTTGGTACGGCGACAGGGTAGATACCAGGTCACTACTGGACATCACTGACTAGTgggatattttcattttcttctttttttttttttttttttgagatggagtttcactcttgttacccaggctggagtgcagtggcgtgatctcggctcattgcaacctctgcctcctggattcaggcaattctcctgcctcagcctcctgagtagctgggattacaggcacgcgccaccatgcccagctggttttttgtatttttagtagagacggggtttcaccatgttgaccaggatggtctcgatctcttgacctcgtgatccacccgcctcggcctcccaaagtgctgggattacaggtgtgagccactgcgcccagccattttcttctttaaaaactttttttttttttggccaggtgcagtggctcaggcctgttatcccagtactttgggaggctgagacgggtggatcacctgaggtcagaagttcgagaccagcctggccaacatggtgaaacccgtttctcctaaaaatacaaaaattagctccatgtggtggtgggtgcctgtaatcccagcagctcaggaggctgaggcaggagaatcccttgaacacaggaggcaaaagttgcagtaagtcaagatcacaccactgcactgcagcctgggtgaaagagtgagacttggtctcaagaaaaaaaaaaatttttttttttggctgggcatggtggttcatgcctgtaatccctgcatgttgggaggccaaggtggggtgggtggattgtcagagctcaggagtttgagatcagcctgggcaacatggcaaacccccatttctacaaaaaatacgaaaaattagccaggtctagtggcacgcacctgtgatcccaactatttggaggctgagggaagactgcttgagcctgggagtgagTTCAAGctgtagcgagccaagatcttgccacgacactccagcctgagtgacagtgagagcccatctctaaaaaaaagtttttggccaggcatggtggctcccacctgtactCTCGGAATgttggaaggcctaggtgggtggattgcttgagctcaggagttcaagaccagcctgggcaacatggcgagacccccatctcaacaCAAAATACaccattagctgggtgtggtagtgtgcgcctgcAGACGAgctagaagctgaggcaggaggatggcttgagccgaggaggtcaggctgcagtgagctatgaccacaccactgcactccagcctggacaacagagcaagaccctgtctctcaaaacaaagaaagtgtTTCGTAAAACCTTAAAGGATGACAGCTACTAGCTGGGAACAAGAAGATAGGTGAGAGGGCAAGGAGGGCTGTATGGAGGTGGCAGCATCGAAAGATTGGTTCATTACCATTGAATTCAGCCTGGAAAGATTTCCACAGTACGGACAGGGATGTGAGAAAAGGCAGGGActgcaggtgagcaccaccacatgcagctaattacaacaacattttatttatttatttatttatttatttatttatttttgagacagagtctcgctccgtctcccaggccggagtgcagtggtgccatttccactcactgcaacctcggcctcctcgTTCAAGCGGTTGTCCTCCCTCCgcttccctagcagctgggattataggcatacgccaccatgcctggttagtttttgtgtttttattagagacagggcttcaccacgttagccaggctgacctcgaactcctgacctcaagtgatctgtcagccttggcctcccaaagtgctggaattacaggtacaagccGATAGGCCTGGCATACAATTTTCTTtaagagacgggatctcactatgttgcttaggctggtctcaaattcttggacttaagtgatcctcctgcctcagctccccaagtagccgggattacaggcacaggcaaccgtgcctggctgaggtcattattatttaattaaggCGTGTGCTTACATATGAAAGGTATTTAGGGAGTTCCAATGTCTGTTAGAGCTGAAGAGGCTAGGATGACATTTAACAGGCAAGAGCATCTGTCCCAATGTCACAGGGCTTGGGTAAGGGGACAGCTCTGAGTGCAGCTGATGGTTTTGGGGTTAGACTGTGGAGGGCGGCCAGGGTGGCTCAGGGGCTTTCGGTGATGAGAAgcaggcagggcgtggtggggGCCTGGCCAGGTGGCCCCTGTGTGCTCAGGTGGGCAATGCTGAGGGCCTGGCTGGGGCAGGGAGACATAGAGGCAGGAAGTAGCGGGTGGGATGCCCATGGGTAAGTCAAGCCTCGGCGCTGACCTCCTGAGGAGGTGAGGTCAGgagagtgccaccacacctgcggGTGTCCTGGAGGAGAGGCCCCATGACAGGAGGGCCAGGAGCATGGGCCTCACCTGCTCCAGCAGCCGGCTCTGCTCACTCAGCCGCGCCTCCATCTTCCCGATGACCTCCTGCTGCCGGCTCCGCTCTTCCTCCAGGTCCCGCTGCTGCTGGCTGAGCCGCTCCTGCAGTGCTGGGGGCAACCCACAGGGTGCTGGCAACTGCTCCCCTTCCCACCAGGGGTCTGGGGGTCTGAGAGGGAGGGCGTACCCCGCAGCTGCTCATCCCGCTGCCGGATCCCCAGCTCCCGCTCCTGGGAGGTGGTGAGGTGCGAGGCCTCCACGCGGGAGGACAGCTCCTGCAGGCTGCTGGAGAACTTCTCCATCTGGTGGATGATGCTATTCAGGGACCTGGAAGGAGACTGGGTCACCACCTCCGGAAAGTCTCAGaaccccccagcccccaccctcagGCGGGCACGGTTGGGGCAGCACACATACCGCGTGTGGGAGGTGGCGCTGGTGGCTGCATCGACCTCTCTGTCTTTCAGCAGCTTCAGCCGCTGCAGCTGCTCCTCATGGTCTCTGCGCATCTCCAGGATGGACGCCCtgaggggaggtgggaggggaaggCCCACAGCCACTCTGAGCAGGACCACCCAGACAGCGCAGCTCCTTGTGGAAGGGCGTGCTTCGAAGCAGCCCTTGCTCCCAGGCCTCTCTTCCTCAGGgcactgcctcagtttccccagctccTCTGTCTTATCTGTCATGGTTCCTCAGTGCTACATGCACTAAGATGGAGATTCCTCCGGTTATTCAGCAAAGAGCACTTTACATACAGCAAGGAAAAGCCACGTGTGCACTTCTTTTGAGTCTGGCCAACCTGagcagtctttctttcttttctttttttatttttgtagacatgagatcttgctatgttgcccaggctggtcttgaactcctagcctcaggcaatcctcctgccttggcctctcaaagtatcttttttgtttttaaaatctttttagagagagggttttgttctgtggtccaggctggagtgcagtggcatgatcatagctcactgcagcctgacctcGTGGGCCCAAGGTATtctccacctcaacctcccaagtcacgatcaggcccagctaatttaaaaactgtttttagagacaaggtcttgttgtgttgcccaggctggtctcaaactcctggcctcaagtgatcctcccaccttggcctcccaaagtgctgagattataggtgtgagccaccgcgcctggccctgggCAGTCTTAAAAGGCTGGCTCTgagccagtactttgggaggccgaggtgggcagatcacgagctcaggagttcaagaccagtctggccaatgtggtgaaaccccatctctactaaaaatacaaaaattagccaggcatggtgggtgcctgtaatcccagctactttggaggctgaggcaggagaatcgcttgaacccaggaggcgtagtttgccgagactgtgctactgcGCTCCtctctgggcgacagagtgagacctctgACTCCCTTAGGTAACTTCTTAGTTTCCTTCTCTTCTAGAAAGGCAACCCTATCAACATGGCAGGCGTAACGGTGCATGCCTTTCCTGGGCAGACCTTGTCTCTGGCCTCTACTTCGTGAGCTGGTAAGTGGATTACCCTGTGCTTAGTTAGGCCCTGGGGGGCTTGCTCCTGCCATGCCATGCGTGGACAGCCTGTGGATACCCCATCCTGTCTCTGTAAGAGCAGGTGGCACTCCACCCATGCGTGTGATGGGTCAGTGTGCCCAGACCTCAGTCCTCACTCACTGGGCTGGGAGGGAAGGGCTCAAATCCCTGTCCAAGGACTGCTGAGCCACAGCTGAGGGTCTTGTCTCCCTTCTGGCCAGTCCTTGCAAGCCCATCCCCAGCTGCCTGTCCCTGGGTCTCACCGCTGCAGCTCCCGGAGCCGCTCCATTTCCTGGTCCTTCTCCTGTGCTGCGGCCGCCAAGCGCCGCTGGTGCTGGGCGGTGAGCTCAGCACGGGCCTGCTCGGCCTCCTGGCAGTGTGACAGATACCGAGCTGACAGCTCCTCATTCTCTCTCCGGAGACGCTCCTCCCGTTGCTGGTATGATATTTCTAGCATCTTGATGCGGCTTCTGCCAACAGAACACCCAGCCATGGCATGAGGAAGGCAGAGGGCTGCCACCTAAAGGCCTCTCCAAGCACACTGGGGTGGCCTTTGGGGTCAGTGTGAGAGCCAAGGCAGAGCTGGGGCCGGCACCGGGGTACCTGTGTGAACTCTCGATGAGCTCCAGGTCTGCCTGGTGCTGCTGCTGCAGACTCCCCAGCAGCAGCTCATGCTGGGCCCGTTCCAGCTCCAGCTTCCGCACCTGGGAGACGGCAGGAGGGCCAGCGATTAGGGAGGGAAGGTGGCTGTGCTCTACGCTGCCCTGTGCCAAcagcccctccttcctcctggggACGTTTCCGGTCACTCTCAGTCTCTCAGTGACCCCTCCCATGGCAACTTTGCCCCCAGTGCCAGCAGCCCCAATGGCACTCACCTGGGCCTCCAGCTCTGCCAGCCGGGCTTGGCTCTGCAGCAGCTCGGCCTGGAGCTCGGTGGTGCTGCTCTGAAGCTTCACCTGTGCTGCCAGGAGCTGCTTCTGGTATTCTGTGCCTGGCAGCAGGCTCAGGGCCAGGGACTCTGGGAGTAGGGGCTGTAGGAGATGAGAGGATTCTTGGTTAGGGAGGGGACAGGCCAGCTGGGATCAGCTACCTCCTGGCCCTCTGCTCACTGGACCTCCCAGCTTGTCATAGTCACTGCAGCTGAGCAGTCCCCAGCGTCCTTCCCCTTGCAGGTCCGGTCAGGAGCACGAGTCTCCCTCCACCCCTCGGAACAGATTCCTTCCCAGCATGGTCTCCGGCTTCCCAGACAAATGGCTGAGCCCCAGCTGAGTCTCCGCTGACAAAAGCTGACGCTGGCTTTTCCTGTTAGCCCTGAAGCCCACATGTTAACACTAATCTGGTTCCCACAAGCTGCCCCCTACCCACCATCTCCCAGGGACACACTCCTGGGGGCCACACCTCCCATGCTCAGGTGTCAGAGGTGACTGCCACACatggaaacagaggcagagatgtgGCGGGAGAATGGCAGGGGTGGAGGAGGCTTTCTGGACAGAACAGGACCCTGTGGCCCTGCTTTCTGACGGCAGCATTCCCAGCTCCCTGGCCTGGCTACCTCCTTGAATTCCCATTGAGGTAGGGAAATTAACACCCGGCTCTGTCTGGGAGCGGTGAGGCTAGAAGTTCAGGGAAGTGCTGGGGAGGTGGCCGACGCCACATTTGGTATGcctgatgtattttttttctggcaggTCATCAGGTCGAAGTGTTGGTGTTGCCTCTGTGCATGGAGAATTACTCCCTGAGCCCTGACCTTGACCTACACCTGTCTGCCCGCACCCCTACCTGGATGGGCAGAGCAGGCTCTGTGGGCTCCTGGGTGCTCGGGAAACACATAGCAGGCTCTGAAACATGAGCAGCACAGAAATGAGCAGGGTGGCCCAGGGCTGTGGGCCTTCAAGTGTCCAGGAGGGGATGGTGTCACTCATGTCCCAGGGACCCAAAAGGAAGCTCAAAGCACCTCTTTCTTGCCCAGGTTAAACTCCcaaataaagcagaaaacaaaaaaccaacccgTGGTCGAGACGCCTCCAGGGGCTGCTCCCCGCTTTGGGGAGCCTGTAGGGTGTGCTGAGGCGGCATGTTTCCGAGTCACAGGGGACCTGAGGGCACAGGGATGGGGCAAGGTGAGCAGCCTCTGTATGGGACATGGGGACAGGGCAAAGTAACTAGCTCTGTGTGGGACACTGGGATGGGGGAGGGTGAGCAGCCTCtgtgggaggcggagacagggcCAGGAGAGCAGCCTCTATGTGGGACGCTGGGACCGGGGTTGGCACCAGCTGGTGCCAACCCCGGTCCCAGCAGTAAAGGAAAACTTTGGGTTCAACTGACAGCTGACTAAGGAAGGGGTCTCAGTTGTGCTGGTGGCAGGCAGAGGACAGAGTCCCCTGGACTTCAGAAAGCTCTTCCTCCAGCGTGCCTGGCGCAGGGGCTGAACACCACAGTTAATTGTGTTGGGTCTCCACACCATCGTGTGCTGGCCCTCTCTAAGGACGGAGTGCTGCCCACTGCGCTCTCACCCCGAGACGCCAGGCCTGGCACATGGTCTTTCTCCGGCGGTTGTTCCAGAGCTCCCTCCAGCAGCTGCTTGCTCCAGTTCCGGCGTGCTGGTGAGAGGTTGGCTAAGAAAAGGCAGCATTCAAGGTGAAGGTGACAGAGACCCCAGGTCAGGCTGGATGAAGACGGGCCCCAGGACAGGCTTCACACAGGAAGCTCATGGCtgcccttcctcctgctcccGCCATCCTGTCTTGGGGCGTTCTCCTCCCAGGTCTGAGCTCCTGGGATCTGTGGGCATCTCTTCCCTTCGAGCACCcgcttcctgcctcagcatccctgcTCCAGCCCATTTAACTTGGCTCAGCTCTAGAGTAAGGCTCTGCTCAGTCTCCCAAGTCTAGTTGGCTCCCTTTCCTGTTATTTCTACCTCCTTCTCGGCTCACGGGTCAGTGAAGAGACAGACTCTCTTCTGTTTTGGCCTCAGCTTTCCCCTCGGCCTCAGGCGAAAGTCCGAAGTGCCCTCCTGACATCAACCCCAGGACTGGGTGATGTCCCTGGGCTGTCACAAATTGCCCAGTTCACCTCCCTGGGCTCGGGCCACATCGCTGCTCACGATTTCCCCCAACCTGCTGGCCCTTGTGCCTTCCAGCCCTCAGAGGTCGCTCACTAGCTTGTCCCATGGCTTCACTATCTTGTCCCTTCTGTGGCTTCTCCAGGAGGTACCTCTGGGCCACTGTGTCTCCTCTAACACTCTCAAAGAGCACAGGGACATCTCAGCTCACACATGCCATATTCACTTCAGTGGAGCTGGCAGAAGCACCAGCTGTTTGGACGCTGAGGCTGCCAGCCTGAGGGCGCTGTGGCAGGGTGCTGCTCAGAGGCAGGACAGTGGTGTGTCTGCCACCTCAGGTATCCTCTGCTCTGCCCAATCAAGTTAGCACCTGTCCCCATGGCAATCAGGGCACAAATGTCAACAGCTCCCCAGTCCTGTTGGGTCTGTCCCTGGGGCAAGCCACGGAGCCAGAGGCTCTCTCTGCAGTGCCCAAAAGGCAGAGCAGCAAAGCCAAGAAACGGCCTCTGTGCCCACGGCGCACTGCCTTGTTCCCAACTGAGGCTGCGACAGGTGAGGGGGAAAGGGGCCCCTCGAGTCCCCCTACAAGCCATAGCAGCCCAAGCCCGTACCTGCCAGAAGGGGGATGGCCCACTGTCCCTGCAAAACTCAGGCCCTCAGAGGCCTCAGCACACTGCTCTCTGGCCAGGCCTTGGGACTTCTTCCGAGACAGGGCATGGCTCAGCCagtcttcttcctccttctctgagGCTCGCAGCTTGGA
This is a stretch of genomic DNA from Saimiri boliviensis isolate mSaiBol1 chromosome 17, mSaiBol1.pri, whole genome shotgun sequence. It encodes these proteins:
- the FBF1 gene encoding fas-binding factor 1 isoform X2, encoding MAPKTKKGWKGSIDDLLDDLLGDDMTLPEKTVKLASRARDTTGVSQMLPSSKARTKSFLGDGVFSPVAGLEEADAEVSGVSEADPQALLQAMKDLDGMDADILGLKMSNPAPSKKAAKDPGKGELPNHPKPAGGAIPTKQSPPSPSSSGHQNRRFSSEDLEDPLAGLLSYDEEGITKKPPVTESKTASDKSPSTVRDQGPSIPLTPGDTPIRKKEELFDDGDDIMATLGFGDSPKAEKRQMGDQEGPRPARSTLDELLGRGTATKLLTRPGTGERREFKLDKKYQRPQDSEDAWGDEDFTFGAYQPTVGSSEGRQSRRQSVRFLADSGPDPKGEPGSRQSPPATCSPIQPRKGGADWLGLKDNDLDLLPASPATEARQEGSALVMPSVRPPDSQHSAPAGMPPSKAKPPTEGAGSPAEASQASKLRASEKEEEDWLSHALSRKKSQGLAREQCAEASEGLSFAGTVGHPPSGSQPLTSTPELEQAAAGGSSGTTAGERPCARPGVSGSPVTRKHAASAHPTGSPKRGAAPGGVSTTEPAMCFPSTQEPTEPALPIQPLLPESLALSLLPGTEYQKQLLAAQVKLQSSTTELQAELLQSQARLAELEAQVRKLELERAQHELLLGSLQQQHQADLELIESSHRSRIKMLEISYQQREERLRRENEELSARYLSHCQEAEQARAELTAQHQRRLAAAAQEKDQEMERLRELQRASILEMRRDHEEQLQRLKLLKDREVDAATSATSHTRSLNSIIHQMEKFSSSLQELSSRVEASHLTTSQERELGIRQRDEQLRALQERLSQQQRDLEEERSRQQEVIGKMEARLSEQSRLLEQERWRVTAEQSKAESMQRALEEQRKVTAQQMAMERAELERAKSALLEEQKSVLLKCGEERRRLAAEWAEFSAQQKLSKERAEREAERALQVDTQREGTLISLAKEQAELKIRASELRAEEKQLAAERAALEQERQELRLEKERLNATAMRVKLRAEEVESMSKVASEKYEEGERALREARQVQAEQQARLQAVQQQQERLRKQEQHVHQEHLSLAQQRLQLDHARQDLPSSLLGLLPRAQGPAACSQSALVPPAPTTPWCSQPPNGPDPSPLHLHARLVLLRHTAEQDHDFLENEQFFLETLKKGPYNLTSHSA